In Rhodamnia argentea isolate NSW1041297 chromosome 11, ASM2092103v1, whole genome shotgun sequence, one genomic interval encodes:
- the LOC115744037 gene encoding uncharacterized protein LOC115744037: MADHRAESSALIPPLPMREPSEVDLEAGPGEQIQCRICLETDGRDFIAPCKCKGTSKYVHRECLDHWRAVREGFAFAHCTTCKAPYHLRVHVVADRKWRTLKFRFFVTRDIIFIFLAVQLVITSLAYLVYLIDGYQQFWLRHAWGFDSGLSFYYICGALLFFALLGLSGCFITCYDRRVRNDLAQPCRELCLCCCHPGICADCHLPGTLCMWTDCTTCFESCASSAAECGCLGGAGEAGLPLLFIMALIVLGLFTVIGIFYSVLVATMVGQRIWQRHYHILAKRMLTKEYVVEDVDGEMTGSDWSPPPLPPEHVQQLKTLGLL, translated from the exons ATGGCCGATCATCGCGCGGAGTCGTCCGCCCTCATCCCTCCGTTGCCGATGCGGGAGCCGAGCGAGGTTGACCTCGAGGCAGGGCCCGGCGAGCAAATTCAGTGTCGTATTTGCCTCGAGACTGACG GCAGAGATTTCATTGCTCCTTGCAAGTGTAAAGGGACATCGAAATATGTTCACCGTGAATGTTTGGATCACTGGCGTGCAGTTCGG GAAGGGTTTGCATTTGCTCATTGCACCACTTGCAAGGCCCCCTATCATTTGAGAGTTCATGTTGTTGCTGATCGAAAGTGGCGGACTTTGAAATTTCGGTTCTTTGTCACTAGAGAcatcatatttatttttctcgccGTCCAACTT GTGATCACTTCTCTAGCATACTTGGTGTATTTGATAGATGGCTACCAGCAGTTCTGGCTTCGGCACGCATGGGGTTTTGATAGTGGACTTAGCTTCTACTACATTTGTG GAGCACTACTATTCTTTGCTTTGCTGGGGTTGTCTGGGTGCTTCATCACTTGCTACGATCGGAGAGTCCGGAATGATTTGGCTCAGCCTTGTCGAGAACTCTGTCTATGTTGCTGTCATCCTGG AATTTGTGCAGATTGCCATTTACCTGGCACACTCTGTATGTGGACTGATTGTACCACATGTTTTGAAAGCTGTGCAAGTTCAGCAGCTGAGTGTGGATGTTTAGGAGGCGCTGGTGAAGCTGGGCTACCTCTATTGTTTATTATGGCTCTGATTGTTCTTGGACTGTTTACTGTGATTGGCATATTCTACAGTGTTTTAGTTGCCACTATGGTTGGACAGCGGATATGGCAGAGGCATTATCATATACTTGCAAAAAGGATGCTAACTAAA GAGTATGTGGTAGAAGATGTTGATGGCGAGATGACAGGATCTGATTGGTCTCCCCCACCTCTCCCTCCCGAGCACGTTCAGCAGCTGAAAACGCTCGGCCTCCTCTAG
- the LOC115744036 gene encoding UBP1-associated proteins 1A-like has protein sequence MPKTSSKTQKLKRSKDPTKKAPKKLKVKTKKQRPRPKPDSDSEPDSDKLPTLLEPYTKDQLIDLITSSALANPSLYSHIREVADRDVAHRKIFVYGLAWEATPQSLAAAFESFGEIEDCNVVTDRATGKSKGYGFVLFRTRKGAVKALKDPKKKIDNRVVSCQLASIGRGSTGVSRDSNSAVKKVDVNRSRAEVKGKNQVQGQPQAPAPAPAPAFTAAQNLSVLNQYPGLHQIYGGLLANPGALGFVNPAIAGALNQSMLALSQGNLGQGMVATTQAGVVGGGAGGSVLGAYGGSSSVPQLSLRHLYAANMPQSAQQTAPVRAKGGGASLSGFPSQT, from the coding sequence ATGCCGAAGACGAGCAGCAAGACCCAGAAGCTCAAGCGCTCCAAAGACCCCACCAAGAAGGCACCCAAGAAGCTCAAGGTCAAGACCAAGAAGCAACGCCCTCGCCCCAAGCCCGACTCCGACTCCGAGCCGGACTCCGACAAGCTCCCGACCCTCCTCGAGCCCTACACCAAGGACCAGCTCATCGACCTCATCACCAGCTCCGCCCTCGCCAACCCTTCCCTCTACAGCCACATCCGCGAGGTCGCCGACCGCGACGTCGCCCACCGGAAGATCTTCGTCTACGGCCTCGCCTGGGAGGCGACGCCGCAATCCCTGGCAGCCGCCTTCGAGTCGTTCGGCGAGATTGAGGACTGCAACGTGGTGACCGACCGGGCGACGGGGAAGTCCAAGGGGTACGGTTTCGTCCTGTTCAGGACGCGGAAAGGGGCCGTGAAGGCGTTGAAGGATCCGAAGAAGAAGATCGACAATCGGGTCGTGTCCTGTCAGTTGGCCTCGATCGGCCGTGGCAGCACTGGCGTGTCGAGGGATTCGAACTCGGCCGTGAAGAAGGTCGATGTGAATCGTTCGCGCGCTGAGGTGAAAGGGAAAAATCAGGTGCAGGGGCAGCCTCAGGCTCCGGCTCCAGCTCCGGCTCCGGCATTCACTGCTGCTCAGAATTTGTCTGTGCTGAATCAGTATCCCGGCTTGCACCAGATCTACGGAGGGCTGTTAGCAAACCCTGGTGCCTTAGGGTTTGTCAATCCGGCAATAGCTGGCGCTTTGAATCAAAGTATGTTGGCGTTGAGCCAAGGAAATTTAGGTCAAGGAATGGTGGCGACAACCCAAGCGGGGGTCGTTGGTGGTGGAGCCGGAGGTTCAGTGCTTGGAGCTTATGGTGGGTCGAGTTCTGTCCCGCAGCTAAGCCTGCGGCATTTATATGCAGCAAATATGCCACAGAGCGCACAGCAAACGGCTCCGGTGAGGGCTAAGGGAGGCGGTGCATCTTTGAGTGGGTTTCCCTCACAGACTTG
- the LOC115744039 gene encoding uncharacterized protein LOC115744039 has protein sequence MADIAILVAEEYERRIKNCPRLKPKVEEGGGGDQFEGLSLSLAAFSVSSFAERVTKKMMGEDNKMEMVKWVLEPKSPLSLAVSEGFFSA, from the coding sequence atggcggACATAGCGATCCTGGTGGCGGAGGAGTACGAGAGGAGGATCAAGAATTGCCCAAGGTTGAAGCCGAAAGTTGAAGAAGGTGGTGGGGGTGATCAGTTTGAAGGGTTGAGCCTGAGTCTGGCTGCTTTTTCTGTGTCCTCGTTTGCAGAGAGggtgacgaagaagatgatgggaGAGGATAACAAAATGGAGATGGTGAAGTGGGTGTTGGAGCCCAAGAGCCCGTTGAGTCTCGCAGTCTCTGAGGGATTCTTCTCTGCTTGa